The following coding sequences are from one Fibrobacter sp. window:
- the gatA gene encoding Asp-tRNA(Asn)/Glu-tRNA(Gln) amidotransferase subunit GatA has translation MAFLGMGVSRLVEKIRRKEIGCLEAVKSSLDLISEKDGSLHSFISVQEEEAIARAKALDSLPDEQKEKMPLLGVPLAVKDNICTEGTATTCGSRMLQDFKPPYNAAVVEMLLEAGAVIAGKANLDEFAMGSSTETSFFGVTRNPVDQERIPGGSSGGSAAAVGAGLVPAALGSDTGGSIRQPCSHCGVAGLKPTYGRVSRYGLVAFASSLDQIGPIASDVRDLGLLLSVISGADKRDSTCAGKPFADSTSLYSGDIRGLRIGLPAEYFGEGLTDEIRKPILETVGRLKKSGAVVEDVSLPNVSFAIATYYIICTAEASSNLARYDGVKYGFRSGGSSNLIDMYSETRKQGFGEEVKRRIMLGTYVLSSGYYDAYYLKAARVRTLIKEDFERAFQKCDILISPVTPAPAFKLGEKLHNPLQMYLTDIYTVSANLAGIPALSVPCPFAEGLPVGVQFMAPHWREDTALRMAFAVQEMKGN, from the coding sequence ATGGCTTTTTTAGGTATGGGAGTTTCCAGGCTGGTCGAGAAGATCCGCAGAAAAGAGATCGGGTGCCTGGAAGCAGTTAAAAGTTCGCTTGATCTGATAAGTGAGAAAGACGGCAGTTTGCATTCTTTCATCTCTGTTCAGGAGGAGGAAGCTATAGCAAGGGCTAAAGCTCTGGACTCTCTTCCTGATGAACAAAAAGAGAAGATGCCTCTTCTTGGTGTTCCCCTGGCTGTAAAGGACAATATCTGCACTGAAGGAACGGCGACAACCTGTGGGTCAAGGATGCTTCAGGATTTCAAACCCCCTTACAATGCGGCAGTTGTGGAGATGCTGCTTGAGGCCGGGGCAGTAATTGCAGGTAAGGCCAATCTCGATGAATTCGCGATGGGATCCAGCACAGAAACATCATTTTTCGGTGTCACAAGAAATCCTGTTGACCAGGAGAGGATCCCCGGGGGATCGAGCGGAGGAAGTGCTGCGGCTGTTGGAGCGGGGCTTGTTCCTGCTGCTCTGGGTTCTGATACCGGTGGCTCTATCAGACAGCCCTGCAGCCATTGCGGGGTGGCAGGTTTAAAGCCGACTTATGGCAGGGTTTCCCGGTATGGCCTGGTCGCTTTCGCATCATCACTTGATCAGATCGGCCCTATTGCCTCCGATGTACGGGATCTTGGACTTCTGCTATCTGTAATTTCCGGTGCTGACAAGCGGGATTCCACCTGTGCCGGTAAACCCTTTGCCGATTCCACCTCTCTTTACAGTGGTGATATCAGAGGGTTGAGGATCGGCCTGCCTGCAGAGTATTTCGGCGAGGGTTTGACAGATGAAATCAGAAAGCCGATTCTGGAGACTGTCGGGCGTCTGAAGAAATCGGGTGCGGTTGTGGAGGATGTATCCCTGCCGAATGTTTCTTTCGCAATTGCAACATATTATATAATCTGTACAGCAGAAGCATCTTCGAACCTTGCCCGCTATGATGGCGTAAAGTATGGTTTCCGCAGCGGCGGGAGTTCAAACCTTATTGACATGTACAGCGAAACCCGTAAACAGGGTTTTGGGGAAGAGGTAAAGAGGAGAATAATGCTGGGTACATACGTGCTCAGTTCAGGTTATTACGATGCCTACTATCTGAAAGCGGCCAGGGTACGGACACTGATAAAGGAAGATTTTGAGCGGGCATTTCAGAAATGTGATATCCTCATATCACCTGTTACTCCGGCACCCGCATTCAAACTGGGCGAAAAGCTGCATAATCCTTTACAGATGTATTTGACTGACATCTATACTGTTTCAGCAAATCTGGCAGGAATTCCTGCCCTCAGTGTTCCCTGTCCTTTTGCAGAAGGTCTTCCTGTCGGGGTTCAGTTCATGGCTCCCCACTGGAGAGAGGATACGGCACTGCGTATGGCATTTGCGGTTCAGGAGATGAAGGGAAATTGA
- a CDS encoding DUF4321 domain-containing protein, whose protein sequence is MAVPLKEKRISTIVLVVFVGIIIGAYLNSIVSMLPGGENVVKTFFTYSIPFGIGDFAHNKPALIDLHAVKFQFGFMIRFSLLSIIGIFVSLYLFRWYR, encoded by the coding sequence ATGGCGGTTCCTTTAAAGGAAAAACGGATCTCTACAATTGTGCTGGTGGTTTTTGTGGGGATCATTATCGGAGCTTATCTTAACAGTATAGTATCGATGCTGCCCGGAGGCGAGAATGTTGTAAAGACGTTTTTTACCTACAGCATTCCATTCGGAATTGGGGATTTCGCGCATAACAAGCCAGCACTGATAGATCTGCATGCTGTCAAATTCCAGTTCGGTTTCATGATCAGATTCAGTTTGCTTTCCATAATAGGAATTTTTGTCAGTCTATATCTGTTTCGCTGGTACAGATAA
- a CDS encoding trypsin-like serine protease, translated as MYRCEGKASVYLLFLVLGIGAGLIGGAEFMRRLYNGNFQFFSNYTESVDTVYRESEPEKNYRRQETAVAQDELNQSRKNAIVTSTRLVAPCVVGIVVTQIQVVRNQYYSDDFFDFFFGPELMPRYRQVESIGSGFVIRKDGMILTNYHVVQNAAKLYVNFSDGRQVEGVVVGADERSDLAVISVKGDKFKSVRFGNSDEAMIGEWAIAIGNPFLNFINDAHPTVTVGVVSALNRNFAPTEGVYYQGMIQTDAAINPGNSGGPLVNALGEVIGINTFIYTGSNASKGSIGIGFAIPINRARKVAEELIRYGKRRQVWTGISVKNLNRSIAISLGYEGTDGVVIVSVQPGSPGEKAGLRVGDIIRRMGKRVIQSHADIDGFFLDYFVDDKVKLVIIRKGKTIETGLTLSEYTGR; from the coding sequence ATGTACCGGTGTGAGGGAAAAGCTTCCGTATACCTTCTGTTTCTGGTCCTTGGGATTGGTGCCGGTCTTATTGGCGGTGCCGAATTCATGCGCCGTCTCTATAACGGAAACTTCCAGTTCTTTTCAAATTACACCGAATCTGTCGATACTGTGTACCGTGAGTCTGAACCTGAAAAGAATTATCGTCGTCAGGAGACGGCTGTTGCTCAGGATGAACTGAACCAGTCGAGGAAAAACGCCATAGTAACATCGACAAGGCTTGTGGCGCCCTGTGTTGTTGGCATAGTAGTCACTCAGATCCAGGTAGTGCGGAACCAGTACTATTCCGATGATTTTTTTGATTTTTTCTTTGGACCGGAGCTTATGCCCAGGTACCGTCAGGTTGAAAGCATCGGTTCGGGATTTGTTATCCGTAAAGATGGTATGATTCTCACGAATTACCATGTTGTGCAGAATGCAGCCAAGCTGTATGTAAATTTTTCCGACGGGCGCCAGGTTGAGGGGGTTGTGGTAGGTGCAGATGAAAGGTCGGATCTGGCGGTAATATCTGTAAAGGGTGATAAATTCAAGTCTGTACGGTTCGGGAATTCTGACGAGGCAATGATCGGTGAATGGGCCATTGCAATAGGCAACCCGTTTCTGAATTTTATAAATGATGCTCATCCTACAGTGACAGTTGGAGTAGTAAGCGCACTTAACAGGAATTTTGCTCCTACGGAAGGTGTTTACTATCAGGGAATGATTCAGACCGACGCAGCCATTAATCCAGGAAACAGTGGCGGACCACTGGTCAATGCCCTTGGGGAAGTTATCGGGATAAACACCTTTATCTATACAGGATCAAATGCCAGCAAGGGGTCTATAGGGATTGGGTTTGCCATACCTATAAACCGTGCCAGGAAAGTCGCCGAAGAACTGATTCGATATGGAAAACGCAGGCAGGTGTGGACCGGGATATCAGTGAAGAATCTTAATCGTTCAATAGCGATCTCTCTGGGATACGAAGGTACTGATGGTGTGGTAATTGTCAGTGTACAGCCGGGCAGTCCCGGGGAGAAAGCCGGTTTACGTGTGGGTGATATTATCCGGCGGATGGGAAAAAGAGTGATTCAGAGTCATGCTGATATCGATGGTTTCTTCCTGGATTACTTTGTAGATGACAAGGTAAAACTGGTTATCATTAGAAAAGGCAAGACTATAGAAACCGGTCTGACTCTCAGTGAGTATACCGGAAGATAA
- the truA gene encoding tRNA pseudouridine(38-40) synthase TruA produces the protein MRYFFRVEYDGSRFGGWQRQPDVQSIQEHLERAFSIVLRTEVSVTGAGRTDAGVHARRQGAHFDFEGLIDCDRCQLSVNALLPPEIAVFNFQRVEPNFHARFSAVSRLYRYHICFQKRPLRFGQVWKLRYRVDWEKVRANIPALMGERDFAAFMASGSGSKNSVCSVKRASLENEGDILVFTIEANRFIYKMVRSIVGTLVDIGRGRLEATMEKIIASRDRSLAGETAPPFGLVLENVMYPGVD, from the coding sequence TTGAGATACTTTTTCAGGGTAGAATATGATGGGAGCCGGTTTGGAGGATGGCAGCGTCAGCCTGATGTCCAAAGCATTCAGGAACATCTTGAGAGAGCCTTTTCCATTGTACTCAGGACTGAGGTCTCTGTTACCGGAGCGGGGCGAACGGATGCGGGGGTTCATGCAAGGAGGCAGGGAGCCCATTTTGATTTTGAGGGCTTAATAGATTGCGACAGATGCCAGTTATCGGTAAACGCGCTCCTTCCCCCTGAGATCGCGGTATTTAATTTTCAGCGGGTAGAACCGAATTTTCATGCCAGGTTCTCTGCTGTCAGCCGCCTTTACAGGTATCATATCTGTTTTCAGAAACGGCCGCTTCGGTTCGGACAGGTATGGAAACTCAGGTACAGGGTAGACTGGGAAAAGGTGAGGGCCAACATTCCGGCTTTAATGGGAGAGAGGGATTTTGCCGCATTTATGGCATCAGGGAGCGGCTCGAAAAATTCGGTGTGTTCGGTAAAAAGGGCCTCCCTTGAAAACGAGGGGGACATTTTGGTATTTACAATTGAAGCAAACAGATTTATTTATAAGATGGTAAGGTCAATTGTCGGTACATTGGTGGATATTGGAAGAGGCAGACTTGAGGCTACAATGGAAAAGATAATTGCCAGCAGGGACCGCAGCCTGGCTGGGGAAACAGCTCCGCCTTTCGGGCTTGTGCTGGAAAATGTTATGTATCCGGGGGTAGACTGA
- the holA gene encoding DNA polymerase III subunit delta, translating to MTESLKQIYILAGNDTVGREHARGGIIESISRNHGQVTSVRFDTGDGDFSLFAQDILTPSLFQETRVFLIGHAQELGEKEISQLNQLLDNPPPDCYLIIEIDEDKKGKESEPKTAKKLGASRRAAEGGCSYMEFPKPPEYRISQWLQSQVPLLFGRKISKSDADYLADLVGSDLDTLHSELQKIDIHLPAGRAIGHSAIEHVVGASRQMTVYELASALSQKQFPKALAIINSLFSTDFYAPLMISAFFRHYWALFRIRRFAEANPQVVKTFLSSRGYKDPAVDAAAYDIGLASGLLHEGEQRKVYPVIIASGIVQSARKFSDEELKTVLRWLLEFDAGVKTGKIEATEHEVQLFCFKIARVSELIRS from the coding sequence ATGACAGAAAGTTTGAAGCAGATTTACATTCTGGCAGGCAATGACACAGTGGGAAGAGAGCATGCCCGTGGAGGCATCATTGAGAGTATCAGCCGTAACCACGGCCAGGTGACATCAGTGCGTTTTGACACGGGGGATGGAGATTTTTCCCTGTTTGCTCAGGATATCCTTACACCATCGCTTTTTCAGGAGACAAGGGTGTTTCTGATCGGGCATGCACAGGAACTGGGCGAAAAGGAGATTTCCCAGTTGAATCAACTGCTTGACAATCCACCTCCGGACTGTTACCTGATAATTGAGATCGATGAGGATAAAAAGGGTAAGGAATCGGAACCTAAGACTGCCAAAAAGCTGGGGGCTTCCAGACGGGCTGCCGAGGGCGGCTGCAGTTATATGGAATTTCCAAAACCTCCTGAGTATCGAATATCTCAATGGCTTCAAAGTCAGGTGCCTCTTCTTTTTGGGAGGAAGATATCGAAGAGTGATGCCGATTATCTTGCTGACCTGGTGGGATCGGATCTGGATACTCTTCATTCGGAGCTGCAAAAAATCGATATTCATCTTCCGGCAGGCCGGGCAATCGGCCACTCTGCGATCGAGCATGTAGTTGGCGCATCAAGGCAGATGACTGTGTATGAGCTGGCTTCCGCCCTTTCACAGAAGCAGTTCCCTAAGGCGTTAGCCATCATTAACTCTCTTTTTTCCACGGATTTCTATGCGCCTCTGATGATTTCAGCATTTTTCAGGCATTACTGGGCGCTTTTCCGTATTCGCCGTTTTGCCGAGGCAAATCCTCAGGTCGTTAAAACTTTTCTTTCCTCCCGTGGTTACAAGGATCCTGCGGTGGACGCCGCGGCTTATGATATCGGGCTAGCCAGCGGGCTTTTGCATGAAGGGGAGCAGAGAAAAGTATACCCGGTAATAATTGCATCCGGGATTGTGCAATCAGCACGTAAATTTAGTGATGAGGAGCTTAAGACTGTTCTCAGATGGCTGCTTGAGTTTGACGCAGGAGTAAAGACCGGAAAAATAGAGGCAACAGAGCATGAAGTACAGCTTTTCTGTTTCAAGATCGCCCGGGTATCGGAATTAATCAGGAGCTGA
- a CDS encoding diguanylate cyclase has product MDNHQIKKPSECNILVVDDEEIICDVLEEALEPFYKVTTCTSGSEALTLIEQNEFDVVVTDLKLPDISGIDILNYIKGKDEYAEVIIITGYASLDSATVAINQGVNSYMIKPLDITDFLIKVEKAVASRIFHLKSLNLMRNSEGISSDVKEHLFDLTSLYFFTRKLMLSLEISEIMRITLEEANQKMGSVLSVISVNLSGFMEVFAMPSSGEIEPREVRQVLLNMHQRVMPTIDKERFAEGEIPLVVYKGKQGEAPGIKTIHPVSVPMMVTGRTIGSLTVFFDGPERSSSDHSQFLYVFSSMVSPVVEHGYTALQVRRQAKTDSLTGIANHRLFQETLDREIARATRKKGNFSLLLIDIDDFKSINDTYGHQVGDAVIIDLTKRISAMVRVCDLFARYGGEEFSLVLPDTDLSGAEILASRILKAISSRSFSSPQYRIDYTISIGLAVFDWEHSLKKDRLIEVADRALYTSKRNGKNRFTVGNISV; this is encoded by the coding sequence ATGGATAATCACCAGATCAAAAAACCTTCCGAATGCAATATCCTTGTTGTGGATGACGAGGAGATTATCTGCGATGTTCTGGAAGAGGCTCTGGAGCCTTTTTATAAAGTCACCACCTGCACAAGCGGCAGTGAAGCCTTAACTCTGATAGAGCAGAATGAATTTGATGTTGTGGTGACCGATCTTAAGCTGCCGGATATTTCCGGGATTGATATCCTGAATTATATCAAGGGAAAGGACGAGTATGCTGAGGTGATAATTATCACCGGGTATGCTTCGCTTGATAGTGCGACAGTTGCTATCAATCAGGGTGTCAATTCCTACATGATAAAGCCACTCGACATAACTGATTTTCTGATAAAGGTGGAAAAGGCTGTCGCATCGAGGATTTTCCATTTAAAGAGTCTCAATCTCATGAGGAATTCCGAAGGTATTTCCTCCGATGTAAAAGAACATCTTTTTGACCTTACTTCCTTGTACTTTTTTACAAGAAAACTGATGCTTTCTCTGGAGATTTCTGAAATCATGCGTATAACTCTGGAGGAGGCGAATCAGAAGATGGGATCTGTACTCTCGGTTATAAGTGTTAATCTTTCCGGATTCATGGAGGTGTTTGCGATGCCATCTTCCGGGGAAATAGAACCCAGAGAGGTCAGACAGGTTCTCCTGAACATGCATCAGAGGGTCATGCCCACAATTGACAAGGAAAGATTTGCGGAAGGTGAGATACCTCTTGTTGTTTACAAAGGAAAACAGGGTGAAGCGCCGGGAATAAAGACAATTCATCCGGTCAGTGTTCCCATGATGGTGACTGGCAGGACAATAGGATCGTTAACTGTGTTTTTTGATGGTCCGGAGAGAAGCAGCAGCGATCATAGCCAGTTTCTGTATGTTTTCAGTTCGATGGTTTCGCCGGTGGTTGAACACGGATATACCGCTCTTCAGGTCAGAAGACAGGCTAAAACGGACAGTCTTACCGGAATCGCAAATCACAGGCTTTTTCAGGAAACTCTGGACAGGGAAATCGCACGGGCAACCAGGAAAAAGGGAAATTTTTCACTGCTGCTTATCGACATAGATGATTTCAAAAGTATAAATGATACTTACGGGCATCAGGTCGGTGATGCCGTAATAATTGATTTGACAAAGAGAATTTCTGCCATGGTGAGGGTATGTGATCTTTTTGCCAGGTACGGTGGGGAGGAGTTCTCCCTTGTGCTGCCTGACACGGACCTTTCCGGGGCGGAGATCCTGGCTTCAAGAATTTTAAAAGCTATTTCTTCAAGATCCTTTTCTTCTCCTCAATACCGGATCGATTATACAATCAGCATCGGTCTGGCGGTTTTTGACTGGGAACACAGCCTGAAAAAAGACAGGTTGATTGAAGTCGCTGACAGAGCGCTTTACACCTCAAAACGAAATGGAAAGAACAGGTTTACAGTCGGCAATATTTCAGTATGA
- a CDS encoding DUF4912 domain-containing protein, which produces MMASRQCKVSRSETKSVQKNSRPSGTRISRSKSRNNDLITPSEIKPVNKNTPRYSFSTQIPEKYNQDYVCVLPRDPHISFVYWEFTNKNPQKSGFNSPSGSKIIMTVKEPHQDNSTTAHQIELQNNRNEQFISLPQPEKFHFEFGAFSDKGEYSILSRTPVQTPPLNSVSVNIDKQWFSESTEKLISFSAGLSVVKGTSKQAHESSTYLGSAGF; this is translated from the coding sequence ATGATGGCAAGCAGGCAGTGCAAGGTTTCCAGATCGGAAACAAAAAGCGTGCAAAAAAACTCCAGGCCATCCGGAACCCGAATTTCCCGTTCCAAATCCAGGAATAATGATCTGATAACACCATCAGAGATCAAACCTGTAAACAAAAACACTCCGCGCTACAGTTTCAGCACCCAAATACCGGAAAAATACAACCAAGATTATGTGTGCGTCCTGCCCAGAGATCCACACATCTCTTTTGTATACTGGGAATTTACCAACAAAAATCCTCAAAAAAGCGGTTTTAATTCCCCCTCAGGATCGAAAATCATTATGACCGTTAAAGAGCCTCACCAGGATAACAGTACCACGGCACATCAAATAGAACTGCAGAACAACAGAAATGAGCAATTCATAAGCCTGCCCCAACCTGAAAAATTTCACTTCGAATTTGGTGCATTCTCAGACAAAGGCGAATATTCTATTCTTTCAAGGACACCGGTTCAGACTCCACCTCTGAATTCAGTCAGCGTAAACATTGACAAACAATGGTTTTCAGAATCAACAGAAAAGCTGATCAGCTTTTCTGCCGGATTATCGGTCGTGAAGGGGACCTCAAAACAGGCCCATGAGAGTTCAACATATCTGGGATCTGCTGGTTTCTGA
- a CDS encoding DUF1957 domain-containing protein, whose amino-acid sequence MSNNNPEGFLSLVLHAHLPYVRHPECDYMLEENWFYEAMTECYLPLLAIFNNLVSDRVPFRITMSLTPTLCSMMSDELLQTRYQARLLKLIELAEKELDRTKNTEFHSTAEMYLERFTLCKRLFENVYDRDITRGFKHLQDLGFLEIITCAATHGYLPNMQVNPSAVRAQIITAANSYQRFFGRNPPGIWLPECGYYPGVEKFVAEAGIRYFFLETHGILHSNPQPKYGVYAPVYCQGTNVAAFGRDVESSKSVWSAHEGYPGHPSYREFYRDIGFDLEMDYIAPYIDPIGMRTNTSIKYHKVTGNNCEKQPYNRQEGMKIAAEHAGNFMFNRQKQTEHLRSIMDRPPIIMAPYDAELFGHWWYEGPEWLNFLIRKIAFEQNTIRLITPSDYLELFPSNQAVQPAFSSWGQGGYSEVWLHECNSWIYRHLHRMEERMTECAMRFPEADQNVRRVLNQMARELLLAESSDWAFIMKTGTMVQYAERRTKEHIANFLRLYDDLQNNRFDIDYISLLESHNNIFPEIDYRVYS is encoded by the coding sequence ATGAGCAATAACAACCCTGAAGGCTTTCTGAGTCTTGTCCTGCATGCCCATCTGCCCTACGTAAGGCATCCCGAATGTGATTATATGCTGGAGGAGAACTGGTTTTATGAGGCAATGACCGAGTGTTACCTGCCTTTGCTTGCAATTTTCAACAACCTGGTTTCAGACAGAGTTCCTTTCCGCATCACCATGTCCCTTACACCTACGCTCTGTTCAATGATGAGTGATGAGCTTCTGCAGACCCGCTATCAGGCAAGGCTTCTGAAACTGATTGAACTTGCAGAGAAAGAACTCGACCGTACAAAAAACACCGAGTTTCATTCTACTGCAGAAATGTACCTGGAAAGATTTACACTCTGCAAACGGTTGTTTGAAAACGTTTACGACAGAGATATCACCAGAGGTTTTAAACACCTCCAGGATCTTGGATTTCTGGAAATAATCACCTGTGCCGCAACACATGGATATCTTCCCAACATGCAGGTAAACCCCTCAGCGGTTCGTGCTCAGATTATCACAGCAGCAAACTCATACCAGCGCTTCTTTGGCAGAAATCCACCCGGAATATGGCTTCCGGAATGCGGGTATTATCCCGGAGTAGAGAAATTCGTGGCTGAAGCAGGAATCCGCTATTTCTTCCTGGAGACCCATGGAATTCTTCATTCAAACCCCCAACCTAAATACGGCGTTTACGCACCTGTTTATTGTCAGGGAACCAATGTAGCTGCCTTCGGCAGGGATGTGGAATCGTCAAAATCTGTCTGGAGCGCCCATGAAGGCTATCCCGGACACCCCTCTTATCGTGAATTCTACAGGGATATTGGCTTTGATCTGGAAATGGATTATATAGCCCCCTACATCGATCCCATCGGTATGAGAACCAACACTTCAATCAAGTATCACAAAGTGACTGGCAATAACTGCGAAAAACAGCCCTATAACCGTCAGGAGGGGATGAAAATTGCGGCTGAGCATGCTGGGAATTTCATGTTCAACCGGCAGAAACAAACCGAACACCTGAGGTCCATAATGGACCGGCCGCCGATTATAATGGCGCCCTATGATGCCGAGCTGTTCGGGCACTGGTGGTATGAGGGTCCGGAGTGGCTCAATTTTCTTATCCGTAAGATAGCTTTCGAGCAGAATACGATCCGCTTGATAACCCCTTCCGACTATCTTGAACTTTTTCCATCCAATCAGGCTGTTCAACCTGCATTCTCCTCATGGGGACAGGGAGGATATTCAGAAGTATGGCTGCATGAGTGCAACAGTTGGATCTACCGCCATCTGCATCGTATGGAAGAGAGGATGACAGAGTGCGCGATGAGATTTCCTGAGGCGGATCAGAATGTCAGGCGGGTACTCAATCAGATGGCACGTGAGCTTCTTCTTGCAGAGTCAAGCGACTGGGCTTTTATAATGAAAACCGGCACGATGGTACAGTATGCCGAGAGACGTACAAAGGAACACATTGCAAATTTCCTGCGGCTTTATGATGATTTACAAAACAACAGGTTCGACATCGACTACATTTCGCTTCTTGAGTCGCACAATAATATTTTTCCTGAGATAGATTACAGAGTCTATTCCTGA
- a CDS encoding methyltransferase domain-containing protein, whose amino-acid sequence MQKLTSDDYKFDIVVTQDVFEHIQDWRTAAKEIYRVLNNGGAHVFSVPFYFVSQTKKLFDNVNGNFVPVVEPVEYHGDGIRDKIPAYNHFGFDMIEEMTRIGFNVKIDIPKYREYHHYGFFDCYTFIAYKNRCD is encoded by the coding sequence TTGCAGAAACTTACATCTGATGACTATAAGTTTGATATAGTCGTCACCCAGGATGTTTTTGAGCATATTCAAGATTGGCGAACTGCTGCAAAGGAAATATATCGTGTGTTAAACAACGGTGGTGCACATGTTTTTAGTGTTCCCTTTTATTTTGTATCACAAACAAAGAAGTTATTCGATAATGTAAACGGCAATTTTGTTCCAGTTGTGGAACCAGTAGAATATCATGGTGATGGAATCAGGGACAAGATTCCTGCATATAACCATTTCGGGTTTGATATGATAGAAGAAATGACAAGAATTGGTTTCAATGTTAAGATTGATATTCCAAAATACCGGGAGTACCATCATTATGGTTTTTTTGATTGTTACACATTTATCGCTTATAAAAACAGGTGTGATTAA
- a CDS encoding tetratricopeptide repeat protein, giving the protein MTTVFCPIKLILRGNNSISTAVLVFLCIVNVYSAAPPLPEDLHQWAIASLDHVYNEDLKESEEEVRRIIRKYPDHPAGYFMMAVVIDAWMVKFQSKKKENEFYRYCDLAIEKGEKLLSKDPGDQWAKFFIGGADGYKGTYEARYERWITAFRYGWKGVSVLLELQDAKSDIVDINYGVGSYDYWRSALMKVLWWMPGVEDKRESGIQKLYVARQRGVYTRNFASSALVDILLNEKRYKEALEIADEMLQKYKRSTLFQWGKARALFGLKRYDEARMIFQSILSKVEADPQDNHYNAALCHLLIAKIDMELNRYEQVIAEVNRMGHYEFDNEVRKRLDKPFSEARHLKRKALSAQQKREEISE; this is encoded by the coding sequence ATGACTACAGTCTTCTGCCCGATAAAGCTGATTCTTCGCGGAAACAATAGCATTTCCACCGCGGTCCTGGTCTTTTTATGCATAGTCAATGTTTATTCCGCAGCACCGCCGCTCCCCGAAGATCTTCACCAATGGGCTATTGCATCGCTGGATCATGTTTACAATGAAGATTTGAAGGAGTCTGAGGAGGAGGTCCGCAGGATTATCAGAAAGTATCCGGATCATCCGGCCGGTTACTTCATGATGGCGGTTGTGATAGATGCCTGGATGGTTAAATTCCAGTCGAAAAAGAAGGAGAATGAGTTTTACCGCTATTGTGATCTTGCAATAGAGAAGGGTGAGAAGCTTCTCAGTAAAGATCCTGGGGATCAATGGGCAAAGTTTTTTATAGGCGGGGCGGATGGGTATAAAGGGACCTATGAGGCCAGATATGAGAGGTGGATTACGGCATTCAGGTATGGATGGAAAGGTGTGTCGGTTCTGCTGGAGCTTCAGGATGCAAAAAGTGATATAGTTGATATCAATTATGGTGTTGGCAGTTATGATTACTGGCGCAGTGCTTTGATGAAAGTACTCTGGTGGATGCCGGGTGTAGAAGATAAGAGGGAGAGTGGGATACAGAAGCTTTATGTGGCTCGTCAGCGCGGTGTTTACACCAGAAATTTCGCTTCATCGGCACTGGTGGATATTCTGCTGAATGAAAAAAGGTATAAGGAAGCGCTGGAGATAGCTGATGAGATGCTTCAGAAGTATAAGAGGTCAACTCTTTTTCAGTGGGGGAAAGCCAGGGCGCTTTTCGGCCTGAAAAGGTATGATGAGGCAAGGATGATTTTCCAGTCTATCTTGAGTAAAGTGGAAGCTGATCCTCAGGATAATCATTACAATGCGGCTCTTTGTCATCTGTTGATTGCCAAAATAGATATGGAGCTAAACAGGTACGAGCAGGTGATTGCTGAAGTCAACAGAATGGGACATTACGAATTCGACAATGAGGTAAGAAAGAGACTTGATAAACCGTTTTCTGAGGCCAGGCACCTAAAGAGGAAGGCACTTTCTGCTCAGCAGAAAAGAGAAGAAATCAGTGAATAG